One window from the genome of Nicotiana tomentosiformis chromosome 5, ASM39032v3, whole genome shotgun sequence encodes:
- the LOC138893102 gene encoding uncharacterized protein: MGSLSYISIGERPLVVDVQTLANLFMRLYISEPSRVLACTVARSSLYERIRERQYGDPHLLVLKEMVWHGDAKQVSVGEDGVLRMHGRICVPNVDGLRALILEEAHSSRYSIHPSVAKKYQDLRQHYWWRRMKKDIVAYVARCLNCQ; the protein is encoded by the coding sequence atggggaGCCTTTCTTATATTTcgattggtgagagaccgttagttgtagatgtccagactttggctaatctaTTCATGAGGTTATATatttcagaacctagtcgggttctagcttgcacagtcgctcggtcttctttatatgagcgcatccgAGAACGGCAGTATggtgatcctcatttacttgtccttaaggagaTGGTgtggcatggtgatgccaaacaggtttccgtgggggaagatggagttctacgaatgcatggtcgtatttgtgtgcctaatgtggatgggcttcgtgcattaattctggaagaggcccacagttccagatattctattcatccaagtgtcGCCAAAaagtatcaagatttgcggcaacattattggtggaggagaatgaagaaggatatagttgcatatgtagctcggtgtctaaattgtcagtaa
- the LOC104093999 gene encoding uncharacterized protein translates to MVNQNFNIWIAKDNFERKKKDMEAEMVDSFTKPTRNYQHSFVYNWQSLQSNLQVLNGIASKYEEQVKETEKRKRKREVENWYEGVGKIRNEFLKLQKDYLLAEVPQKCISEIGDHLCVINEGLIGLIEQSQNLSQFSVDVQKTVLDNDQSFSTNNLVDQDFQQDLQRMWACLSVDC, encoded by the exons ATGGTTAATCAAAACTTTAACATTTGGATAGCAAAG gacaattttgaaagaaaaaaaaaggatatGGAGGCTGAAATGGTAGATTCTTTCACAAAACCCACAAGGAACTACCAACACAGCTTTGTGTACAATTGGCAAAGCCTTCAAAGCAATCTGCAGGTATTAAATGGCATAGCATCAAAATATGAGGAACAAGTGAAAGAaacagaaaaaaggaaaagaaaaagagaagttgAAAACTGGTATGAAGGAGTTGGGAAAATCAGAAATGAATTTCTGAAATTGCAGAAAGATTATTTATTAGCAGAAGTTCCACAAAAGTGTATATCAGAAATTGGAGATCATTTGTGTGTGATCAATGAAGGATTAATAGGACTTATTGAGCAAAGTCAAAATCTTAGCCAATTTTCTGTTGATGTTCAGAAAACAGTTTTGGATAATGATCAGTCATTCTCAACTAATAACTTGGTTGATCAAGATTTCCAGCAAGATTTACAAAGAATGTGGGCTTGCTTATCGGTTGATTGCTAA
- the LOC138893101 gene encoding uncharacterized protein: MDEISLFCAKYNICVPNMKEFYIPRKSKRRPSSVIYSHHLRVELFYTVIDLQLQELNSHFDVVSGNLLLGMASLNPANLFANFDKERIMTLAKYYPDEFGELKLRDLCHQLDTFILHMKHDDPRFSDLKEIGDLSKALVEANLVEIYSLVYLLVKLTLILPVSTATVEIAFSSMKYLKDELRSSIGDVFLNDCLVCYFEKRSICKCKQ, encoded by the coding sequence ATGGATGAAATCTCTTTGTTTTGTGCTAAATATAacatttgtgtgcccaatatgaaAGAATTCTATATTCCTAGAAAGTCAAAGCGTAGGCCTTCTAGTGTTATTTATTCACATCACTTACGTGTTGAGCTTTTTTATACAGTGATTGATTTGCAACTTCAGGAGCTTAAcagtcattttgatgttgttagtgGTAACTTGCTTCTTGGTATGGCTAGCTTGAATCCGGCTAATTTGTTTGCTAATTTTGATAAGGAAAGAATAATGACATTGGCCAAGTATTATCCAGATGAGTTTGGTGAATTGAAGCTTCGAGATCTTTGTCACCAACTTGACACTTTCATATTGCACATGAAACATGATGACCCTAGATTCTCGGATTTGAAAGAAATTGGTGATTTGTCAAAAGCGTTGGTTGAAGCAAATCTTGTGgagatatattcacttgtttatttACTTGTGAAGTTGACTCTAATTTTACCTGTCTCAACGGCAACGGTAGAAATAGCATTCTCATCCATGAAGTACCTCAAAGATGAATTGCGTAGTAGTATTGGTGATGTATTTTTAAATGATTGTTTAGTTTGTTACTTTGAAAAAAGAAGTATTTGCAAATGTAAGCAATGA